The Corynebacterium vitaeruminis DSM 20294 genome window below encodes:
- the arsC gene encoding arsenate reductase (glutaredoxin) (This arsenate reductase requires both glutathione and glutaredoxin to convert arsenate to arsenite, after which the efflux transporter formed by ArsA and ArsB can extrude the arsenite from the cell, providing resistance.) encodes MSISFLSLDPAHAVVYHNSRCSKSRAALAYLADNAPGREVEVIAYLDTPPTKDQLRELIDAMGIPVIAAVRTKEKEFKELGLSKESSDSELLDAMVSHPRLIGRPIVVTEKGVRIARPTEAIEEIL; translated from the coding sequence ATGTCGATCTCCTTCCTTTCACTGGATCCCGCCCACGCCGTCGTCTACCACAACAGCCGCTGCTCCAAGTCGCGCGCGGCGCTTGCCTACCTCGCCGACAACGCCCCCGGCCGCGAGGTCGAGGTCATCGCCTACCTCGACACCCCGCCCACCAAGGACCAGCTGCGCGAGCTCATCGACGCGATGGGGATCCCCGTGATCGCGGCCGTGCGCACCAAGGAGAAGGAGTTCAAGGAGCTGGGGCTCTCCAAGGAGTCCTCCGATAGCGAGCTTCTCGACGCCATGGTTTCCCACCCCCGGCTCATCGGGCGCCCCATCGTCGTCACCGAGAAGGGCGTGCGCATCGCCCGGCCCACCGAGGCCATCGAAGAGATCCTGTAA
- a CDS encoding DUF402 domain-containing protein, with translation MTDLHPVKQETFNPKSLINIDPKGYLRDVDSFRETEFGLYMARGANHPNFGYLESWLLPDLGLRANIFHYRDGVESREDIYFDVADINVDEDGVWTTRDLYVDLLWNDGQAVEVVDIDELAAATSAGLITAEEAERAIDATLVAVEGITRFGDSPMEWLKSKGISLDWAAHVDLVPAQ, from the coding sequence ATGACCGATCTCCACCCGGTGAAGCAGGAGACCTTCAACCCCAAGTCGCTCATCAACATCGACCCCAAGGGGTACCTGCGCGACGTGGATTCCTTCCGCGAAACCGAGTTCGGGCTCTACATGGCCCGCGGCGCCAACCACCCTAACTTTGGCTACCTCGAGAGCTGGCTGCTGCCGGATCTGGGGCTGCGCGCCAACATCTTCCACTACCGCGACGGCGTGGAAAGCCGGGAGGACATCTACTTCGACGTCGCCGACATCAACGTCGACGAGGACGGCGTGTGGACCACCCGCGACCTCTACGTCGACCTCTTGTGGAACGACGGGCAGGCGGTCGAGGTCGTGGACATCGACGAGCTGGCCGCGGCGACCTCCGCCGGGCTCATCACGGCCGAGGAGGCCGAGCGCGCCATCGACGCCACCCTGGTCGCCGTCGAGGGGATCACCCGCTTCGGGGACAGCCCCATGGAGTGGCTGAAGTCCAAGGGCATCAGCCTTGACTGGGCCGCCCACGTGGATCTGGTCCCCGCCCAGTAG
- a CDS encoding Rv1157c family protein, translating to MHHRIALALAAACAIAGIVPATASAAPIDDATSGATQSMATPVADLMSSVGAPVDSLGRPNADALNKARELAGTLPAELSGPILAAVAYFEGTGESDVQVPENGPQFTQFLWPSVAGNCIGGNSNSTGTAIAVPGPAEIPAPGAKEGEAAFVFTALGTAPAAGQQGINVQWFNVDTMKSGTAALDNHGINPDGPATLSGTAATGRGRVVALISGDVSTQDARCSFIPTAGIFEVK from the coding sequence GTGCATCACCGGATCGCCCTAGCTCTCGCCGCCGCCTGCGCCATCGCCGGAATCGTCCCCGCCACCGCGAGCGCCGCCCCGATCGACGACGCCACCTCGGGCGCGACCCAGTCGATGGCAACCCCCGTCGCGGATCTCATGAGCTCGGTCGGCGCGCCGGTCGATTCCCTCGGACGCCCCAACGCGGACGCCCTCAACAAGGCCCGCGAGCTGGCGGGCACGCTCCCCGCGGAGTTGTCCGGCCCGATTCTTGCGGCCGTGGCCTACTTCGAGGGGACCGGCGAGTCCGACGTCCAGGTGCCCGAGAACGGGCCGCAGTTCACCCAGTTCCTCTGGCCGTCCGTCGCGGGCAACTGCATCGGCGGCAACTCCAACTCCACGGGCACCGCCATCGCGGTGCCCGGCCCCGCCGAGATCCCGGCACCCGGCGCCAAGGAGGGTGAGGCGGCCTTCGTCTTCACCGCGCTGGGCACCGCTCCCGCCGCCGGGCAGCAGGGCATAAACGTGCAATGGTTCAACGTAGACACGATGAAGTCGGGCACCGCCGCGCTGGATAACCACGGCATCAACCCGGACGGCCCCGCCACCCTGTCGGGCACGGCGGCCACCGGCCGGGGCCGCGTCGTCGCCCTCATCAGCGGCGACGTCTCCACCCAGGACGCCCGGTGCTCCTTCATCCCGACCGCCGGAATCTTCGAGGTGAAATAA
- the typA gene encoding translational GTPase TypA: protein MSHPEFRNVAIVAHVDHGKTTLVNAMLEQSGAFGDHGEVTDRVMDSGDLEKEKGITILAKNTSIRRKGAGKDGADLVINVIDTPGHADFGGEVERGLSMVDGVVLLIDASEGPLPQTRFVLGKALAAKMPVIIVVNKTDRPDARIDEVVEEAQDLLLELASSLEDPEAAEAAEQLLDLPVLYASGREGRASTVNPGDGNVPDAPDLQALFDVIYDVLPEPSATIDAPLQAHVTNLDASSFLGRIALVRIFAGHLKKGQQVAWIHYDEEGNQHVKNVKIAELLRTVGVKRESTDEEMVAGDIAAISGIDNIMIGDTIADIEHPVALPRITVDEPAISMTIGVNTSPLAGRGGGDKLTARVVKARLDQELIGNVSIRVLPTERPDAWEVQGRGEMALSVLVETMRREGFELTVGKPQVVTHTVDGKLYEPYEHMVIDTPAEYQGAVTQLLANRKGLMTSMANLSGDWVRMEFDVPARGLIGFRTTFLTETRGAGIANSYSIEAREWAGEIKDRATGSLVADRSGQITAYALTQLADRGNFFVEPGMEAYEGMVVGANNRDEDMDINITKEKKLTNMRSATADATVTLAKAHVLSLDEAMEFCGQDECVEVTPDALRVRKVVLDATERGRARAREKARNK from the coding sequence TTGTCCCACCCAGAGTTTCGTAACGTAGCCATCGTCGCACACGTCGACCACGGCAAGACCACCCTTGTGAACGCCATGCTCGAGCAGTCCGGCGCCTTCGGCGACCACGGCGAGGTCACCGACCGCGTCATGGACTCCGGTGACCTGGAGAAGGAAAAGGGCATTACGATCCTGGCCAAGAACACCTCCATCCGCCGCAAGGGTGCAGGTAAGGACGGCGCCGACCTCGTCATCAACGTCATCGACACCCCGGGCCACGCCGACTTCGGCGGCGAGGTCGAGCGCGGCCTGTCCATGGTCGACGGCGTCGTGCTGCTCATCGACGCCTCCGAGGGCCCGCTGCCGCAGACCCGCTTCGTGCTCGGCAAGGCGCTGGCCGCCAAGATGCCGGTCATCATCGTCGTGAACAAGACCGACCGCCCCGACGCCCGCATCGACGAGGTCGTCGAGGAAGCCCAGGACCTGCTCCTCGAGCTCGCCTCCTCGCTGGAGGACCCGGAGGCCGCCGAGGCCGCCGAGCAGCTGCTCGACCTGCCGGTGCTCTACGCCTCCGGCCGCGAGGGCCGCGCCTCCACCGTCAACCCGGGCGACGGCAACGTGCCGGACGCGCCCGACCTGCAGGCGCTCTTCGACGTCATCTACGACGTCCTCCCGGAGCCCTCCGCAACCATCGACGCCCCGCTGCAGGCACACGTCACCAACCTCGACGCCTCCTCCTTCCTGGGCCGCATCGCGCTCGTGCGCATCTTCGCGGGCCACCTGAAGAAGGGCCAGCAGGTCGCCTGGATCCACTACGACGAGGAGGGCAACCAGCACGTCAAGAACGTGAAGATCGCCGAGCTCCTGCGCACCGTGGGCGTCAAGCGCGAATCCACCGACGAAGAGATGGTCGCGGGGGACATCGCCGCGATCTCCGGCATCGACAACATCATGATCGGCGACACCATCGCCGACATCGAGCACCCGGTCGCGCTCCCGCGCATCACCGTCGACGAGCCCGCTATCTCCATGACCATCGGCGTGAACACCTCCCCGCTGGCCGGCCGCGGCGGCGGCGACAAGCTCACCGCCCGCGTGGTCAAGGCCCGCCTCGACCAGGAGCTCATCGGTAACGTCTCCATCCGCGTCCTGCCGACCGAGCGCCCGGACGCCTGGGAGGTCCAGGGCCGCGGCGAGATGGCCCTGTCCGTGCTGGTGGAGACCATGCGCCGCGAGGGCTTCGAGCTCACCGTGGGCAAGCCGCAGGTGGTCACCCACACCGTCGACGGCAAGCTCTACGAGCCCTACGAGCACATGGTCATCGACACCCCGGCCGAGTACCAGGGCGCCGTCACCCAGCTGCTGGCCAACCGCAAGGGGCTGATGACCTCGATGGCTAACCTCTCCGGCGACTGGGTCCGCATGGAGTTCGACGTCCCGGCCCGCGGCCTCATCGGCTTCCGCACCACCTTCCTCACCGAGACCCGCGGCGCGGGCATTGCCAACTCCTACTCCATCGAGGCCCGCGAGTGGGCCGGCGAGATCAAGGACCGCGCGACCGGCTCGCTGGTCGCCGACCGCTCTGGCCAGATCACCGCCTACGCGCTCACCCAGCTGGCCGACCGCGGCAACTTCTTCGTGGAGCCCGGCATGGAGGCCTACGAGGGCATGGTCGTCGGCGCGAACAACCGCGACGAGGACATGGACATCAACATCACCAAGGAGAAGAAGCTGACCAACATGCGCTCGGCCACCGCCGACGCCACGGTCACCCTCGCCAAGGCGCACGTCCTCTCGCTCGACGAGGCCATGGAGTTCTGTGGCCAGGACGAGTGTGTCGAGGTCACCCCGGACGCCCTGCGCGTGCGCAAGGTCGTGCTCGACGCCACCGAGCGTGGCCGCGCCCGCGCCCGCGAGAAGGCACGCAACAAGTAG
- a CDS encoding ABC transporter family substrate-binding protein — MRVCSSRLAAAACLVSAVLLASCSANPGPAPVEEDNASAEATTSEAPAEKNSKLTEINIGIDPIAAGFNPHLAGDDSAFTRELASLVLPSAFVDGAMNRDLLTAADAIAPQHDAQGNPYAMTIRYQIRSEAQWSDGTPITVSDFEYLANQIVATPGAQESALYREIAAIRSANGGKTVEVDLKDKVANWQQLFANLLPAHLVRGQDFTKALESSVPASAGRYSVAKIDRQRGVVQLNRNDRFWGENPAAIEVLNFQEVRSVSQGVEMLSTGQVGFIDMTPTQTSHQAFDLVQGAQTREQDQPRELTVTANASLGVDKRRALLSSIDVPLLAKLATEREAEIQVGQALSPAAGAPGLKELFPDGIRIGVDPADPVAARAATTLTNMFVKAGVQVKDVETDTASLLRDYVATGGVDLVVGWEQRSDLSRYQCALDQGAAVVPTSEAAAPSTEATDSSAPASTTSSAADQKNSILGTNFSGWCDPASQAFIAQALAGEKSQADADAWAADLDKSEALRVWITRDTRLEVVGTSIVGPAPALADWPAGMSSVLTWRNNA, encoded by the coding sequence ATGCGTGTGTGTTCTTCTCGACTGGCGGCGGCTGCCTGCCTCGTGTCCGCGGTGCTCCTGGCCTCCTGCTCGGCCAACCCGGGGCCCGCGCCGGTGGAGGAGGACAACGCCTCGGCGGAGGCGACCACGAGCGAGGCGCCCGCCGAGAAGAACTCGAAGCTCACCGAGATCAACATCGGCATCGACCCGATCGCCGCGGGATTTAACCCGCACCTGGCCGGCGACGACTCGGCCTTTACCCGCGAGCTGGCCTCGCTCGTGCTGCCCAGCGCCTTCGTCGACGGGGCGATGAACCGCGACCTGCTCACCGCCGCCGACGCCATCGCGCCCCAGCACGACGCCCAGGGCAACCCGTACGCGATGACCATTCGCTACCAGATCCGCTCCGAGGCGCAGTGGAGCGACGGCACCCCGATCACCGTCTCCGACTTCGAGTACCTGGCCAACCAGATCGTGGCCACCCCCGGCGCCCAGGAGTCCGCGCTCTACCGCGAGATCGCGGCGATCCGCTCGGCGAACGGCGGCAAGACCGTGGAGGTCGATCTCAAGGACAAGGTGGCCAACTGGCAGCAGCTGTTCGCCAACCTCCTGCCCGCGCACCTCGTCCGGGGCCAGGACTTCACCAAGGCGCTGGAGTCCAGCGTCCCGGCCTCGGCGGGCCGCTACTCGGTGGCCAAGATCGACCGCCAGCGCGGGGTGGTCCAGCTCAACCGCAACGACCGCTTCTGGGGCGAGAACCCGGCGGCCATCGAGGTGCTCAACTTCCAGGAGGTGCGCTCGGTCAGCCAGGGCGTGGAGATGCTGTCCACCGGCCAGGTGGGCTTCATCGACATGACGCCGACGCAGACCTCGCACCAGGCCTTCGACCTGGTCCAGGGCGCGCAGACGAGGGAGCAGGACCAGCCGCGGGAGCTTACGGTGACGGCGAACGCCAGCCTTGGCGTCGACAAGCGGCGTGCGCTTTTGAGCTCCATTGACGTGCCGCTGCTGGCAAAGCTGGCCACCGAGCGGGAGGCGGAGATTCAGGTGGGGCAGGCGCTGTCCCCGGCGGCCGGGGCGCCGGGGCTGAAGGAGCTCTTCCCGGACGGCATTCGCATCGGCGTGGACCCCGCGGACCCCGTGGCCGCGCGCGCCGCGACGACGCTGACCAACATGTTCGTGAAGGCGGGCGTGCAGGTCAAGGACGTGGAGACGGACACCGCGAGCCTGCTGCGCGACTACGTCGCAACCGGCGGGGTGGACCTCGTGGTCGGCTGGGAGCAGCGCAGCGACCTGTCGCGCTACCAGTGCGCGCTCGACCAGGGCGCGGCCGTGGTGCCCACGAGCGAGGCGGCGGCGCCGAGCACGGAGGCCACGGACTCGTCCGCCCCTGCCTCCACGACCTCCTCGGCCGCCGACCAGAAAAACTCCATCCTCGGCACCAACTTCAGCGGCTGGTGCGACCCGGCCTCCCAGGCCTTCATCGCCCAGGCGCTGGCGGGGGAGAAGAGCCAGGCCGACGCCGACGCGTGGGCGGCCGACCTAGATAAGTCCGAGGCCCTGCGGGTGTGGATCACGAGGGACACTCGTCTGGAGGTCGTCGGGACGAGTATCGTAGGACCGGCTCCCGCGCTCGCCGATTGGCCTGCGGGCATGAGCTCAGTTTTGACTTGGAGGAACAATGCGTGA